Proteins encoded by one window of Vigna radiata var. radiata cultivar VC1973A chromosome 5, Vradiata_ver6, whole genome shotgun sequence:
- the LOC106762720 gene encoding thiosulfate/3-mercaptopyruvate sulfurtransferase 2, with the protein MASTLFSKMLSGHRLIHHSSFLTQQPQFLSSLFSKRLFCIQTVPVPVSTSQNSKTTCWVPCMASSSVGRRATYSTKSVSTNEPVVSVDWLYDNLKLPDIKVLDASWYMPDEQRNPIQEYQVAHIPGALFFDVDGIADRTTKLPHMLPSEEAFAAAVSALGIENKDDLVVYDGKGLFSAARVWWMFRVFGHDRVWVLDGGLPRWRASGYDVESSASSDAILKASAASEAIEKVYKGQTVGPLTFQTKFRPHLVWNLDQVKKNIEDKTHQHIDARSKPRFDGAVPEPRKGIRSGHVPGSKCIPFGQLLDSSYTLLPANELKKRFEQEGISLDSPAVTSCGTGVTACILALGLHRLEKFDVAVYDGSWTEWGAQADTPVEVS; encoded by the exons ATGGCTTCGACCCTTTTCTCAAAGATGCTTTCGGGTCATCGATTGATCCACCACTCGTCGTTCCTCACTCAGCAGCCACAGTTTCTCTCTTCCTTATTCAGT AAACGGCTGTTTTGTATACAAACTGTCCCGGTCCCAGTTTCTACATCCCAAAACAGCAAAACAACTTGTTGGGTTCCTTGTATGGCTTCTTCCTCAGTTGGTAGAAGAGCTACATATTCTACAAAATCTGTATCAACAAATGAGCCAGTTGTTTCTGTTGATTGGCTTTATGATAACCTGAAGTTGCCAGATATCAAG GTACTGGATGCTTCATGGTACATGCCAGATGAGCAGAGGAATCCAATTCAAGAATATCAG GTTGCTCACATTCCGGGTGCCCTTTTCTTTGACGTGGATGGAATAGCAGATCGTACTACAAAG TTACCACACATGCTGCCATCTGAGGAAGCTTTTGCTGCTGCTGTTTCTGCCCTTGGCATAGAGAACAAAGATGACTTGGTTGTTTATGATGGAAAAGGGTTATTTAGTGCAGCCCGTGTTTGGTG GATGTTCCGAGTATTTGGGCATGACAGAGTTTGGGTGTTAGATGGTGGCCTGCCAAGATGGCGTGCATCAGGTTATGATGTTGAATCTAGTGCTTCAAGTGATGCTATTCTTAAAGCCAGTGCTGCAAGTGAGGCCATCGAGAAAGTATACAAGGGACAAACA GTTGGCCCACTCACATTCCAGACTAAATTTCGGCCACATCTTGTTTGGAACCTTGATCAG gtaaagaaaaatatagaggACAAAACTCACCAACACATAGATGCTCGATCAAAGCCCAG GTTTGATGGAGCTGTTCCAGAGCCTCGAAAGGGAATCAGAAGTGGTCATGTACCTGGCAGCAAATGCATTCCTTTTGGCCAG CTGTTAGATAGTTCATATACATTGTTACCGGCAAATGAGCTGAAGAAGCGATTTGAACAAGAAG GCATCTCTCTCGATAGCCCTGCTGTTACTTCATGTGGAACAGGCGTAACTGCCTGCATTCTTGCATTG GGTCTGCATCGTCTTGAAAAGTTTGATGTTGCAGTTTATGATGGATCTTGGACTGAATGGGGAGCTCAAGCTGATACACCTGTTGAGGTTTCATAA